A single genomic interval of Helianthus annuus cultivar XRQ/B chromosome 13, HanXRQr2.0-SUNRISE, whole genome shotgun sequence harbors:
- the LOC110901744 gene encoding uncharacterized protein LOC110901744 isoform X2: MLGKRHHSGNLINGNRPSKGVLQKAAPASDGMVEDDDFVETVPKMLVPKHEKPKLIDRKKKGEINIGGEYPHKIRTRSSPKSLYEALQKLSTEQKDCVRHIGFGKMLSFTVDGIPGQLGHYVVDNLDTNRMCIKLERGSIDITKEAIHQLVGVPNGGVWMNNIDDKRADKAMSKLWRAHYPRDEVSPGDIAKRLETHKVADWMFRVDFLQLFSSIMINCRKNGKCKMCLLPYFTEERDISELDWCSLIYKTIAECKDDWVRDDRKSYFAGPLTILTLLYVDCTNCSGLPLERRKIALADWDMNKLKQRQHAEIQCGGFGRGETRKIFVECGAGTAQVSEAKSEGQVTEEHYIRMNQLDRRSAQVLGFVSKLNDLMSAMSRYKMEFEMVIKEALGSNPQNSDIINISSKYDDLFSVRPDGNKSNEVRNESISKGKELMGVDEEPLSQFWTDPTSFDNICKTVDSLVQKHLNSGNGFFDGTCEPSFSLGLTQGDVMCDANFITPTRGQHQSVESEDDDHIPLSVVMARLSKDAAKREKSKRITRVSNLLRSPYKNRVVDINNPEHKEEEKVWEYLWRISGEQGEVIFSTRDGRVGVRGLFESLQPNAVVENNVIDCWSIVLNHEEGARSPDSEYRLFIGCSVLVSISD; encoded by the exons ATGTTAGGAAAGAGGCACCACTCGGGAAATCTGATTAATGGTAATAGGCCTTCAAAAG GTGTCCTTCAGAAGGCTGCACCTGCGTCAGACGGTATGGTGgaagatgatgattttgttgaaACCGTCCCCAAGATGTTAGTACCAAAACATGAAAAGCCAAAGTTAATAGACAGGAAGAAAAAGGGTGAAATAAATATTGGTGGAGAGTACCCTCATAAGATACGGACGAGATCATCACCTAAGTCGCTTTATGAAGCTCTTCAAAAGTTGTCTACGGAGCAAAAAGATTGTGTAAGACATATAGGgtttgggaagatgttgtcgttTACCGTTGACGGTATACCCGGACAGCTGGGACACTACGTCGTGGACAATTTGGATACAAATAGGATGTGTATTAAATTGGAGAGGGGGTCGATTGATATTACCAAAGAGGCGATACATCAGTTAGTTGGTGTTCCCAATGGTGGGGTGTGGATGAATAATATTGATGATAAGAGAGCTGATAAAGCAATGAGCAAACTATGGAGAGCTCACTATCCGAGGGATGAGGTGAGCCCCGGTGATATTGCTAAGCGACTAGAAACACACAAAGTTGCTGATTGGATGTTTAGGGTTGATTTTCTGCAGCTGTTCTCAAGCATAATGATTAACTGCCGGAAAAACGGGAAATGCAAGATGTGCCTCCTCCCCTACTTCACGGAGGAAAGAGATATTAGTGAACTAGATTGGTGTTCTCTTATATACAAGACAATAGCTGAGTGTAAGGACGATTGGGTACGGGACGATCGAAAAAGTTATTTCGCTGGTCCTCTTACAATTCTGACG CTGTTATATGTTGATTGCACAAATTGTTCTGGGTTGCCGCTTGAAAGACGAAAGATTGCATTGGCTGATTGGGATATGAATAAACTTAAACAAAGACAACATGCTGAAATACAGTGTGGAGGATTTGGGAGAGGAGAAACCAGGAAGATATTTGTTGAATGTGGAGCAGGCACTGCTCAAGTATCTGAAGCGAAATCAGAGGGACAGGTTACTGAAGAACATTATATTCGTATGAATCAGTTGGACCGTAGATCAGCCCAAGTGTTG GGGTTTGTGTCAAAGTTGAATGATCTCATGTCGGCTATGTCTCGGTACAAGATGGAATTTGAGATGGTCATAAAGGAAGCCTTAGGATCTAATCCACAAAATTCAGACATCATAAATATATCATCTAAATACGATGATTTGTTTTCTGTGAGACCCGATGGAAATAAATCCAATGAAGTTAGAAATGAGTCTATATCCAAAGGGAAGGAGCTGATGGGGGTTGATGAAGAACCATTATCACAGTTCTGGACCGACCCAACATCTTTTGACAACATTTGCAAAACTGTTGACAGTCTGGTGCAGAAACACCTCAATAGTGGAAATGGATTTTTTGATGGGACATGTGAACCTTCCTTCAGCCTTGGACTTACGCAGGGGGATGTAATGTGTGATGCTAATTTCATCACACCAACGCGTGGGCAACACCAAAGTGTGGAAAGTGAAGATGATGACCATATACCTTTGAGTGTTGTTATGGCACGGCTCAGTAAGGATGCAGCTAAACGTGAGAAATCAAAACGGATCACACGTGTAAGCAACTTACTGAGGTCGCCATATAAGAATAGGGTTGTTGATATCAACAACCCTGAGcataaagaagaagaaaaagtgtgGGAGTATCTGTGGCGTATATCAGGAGAGCAAGG GGAGGTGATTTTCTCCACAAGGGATGGACGTGTTGGAGTCCGTGGTTTGTTTGAGAGCTTGCAGCCAAATGCGGTGGTTGAAAACAATGTCATTGATTGTTGGTCGATTGTTTTGAACCACGAGGAGGGTGCGCGAAGCCCGGATTCAGAATACAGACTCTTTATAGGATGCTCTGTTCTTGTAAGTATTAGTGATTAG
- the LOC110899373 gene encoding protein FAR1-RELATED SEQUENCE 5-like isoform X1: MIFVPFTSVDNHQKCVTFGAGLLYNETIESFTWLLDSFLKAHVKHPRLVLTDQDAAMKQAVSSVFTESTHRLCMWHVTKKLPAKVCGDKLENTDLRSRIHKLVWNVFIKPSTFESRWKDLMDEFDLGDNNWLNDMFEIRDQWVPAYFRDLPMCCLMKTTSRCESSNSLFKVYSSSGNTLVQFMLCYENTLNAQRFEHRRLQYETTITSPKMLTSLPIERHASYIYTHNLFKEVQKEIHKGLYSCCLDRVETVDGCRISFVNHHDKSKGLVGEFKVTFTLNDGTIECSCRGFTRIGYLCRHIFCVFRNMNIDVIPDQYVASRWRHDVLPPKIFSIDARYSGGRDEKTIKRQEATTLFNECADRVRGDLENLIDFVEDMRMLKEKKIPSNSREACVQ; encoded by the exons ATGATATTTGTTCCGTTCACTAGTGTCGACAACCACCAAAAATGTGTTACGTTTGGGGCTGGGTTGCTTTACAACGAAACAATTGAGTCGTTCACGTGGTTACTGGATTCATTCCTTAAGGCCCACGTCAAGCATCCACGGTTAGTGTTAACGGATCAAGATGCGGCCATGAAACAAGCGGTTTCCTCTGTTTTTACAGAATCAACACACCGTCTTTGCATGTGGCATGTCACAAAGAAACTCCCAGCAAAG GTTTGTGGTGACAAGTTGGAGAACACCGACCTTCGATCGCGTATTCACAAACTTGTATGGAACGTGTTCATAAAACCTTCCACGTTCGAGTCGAGATGGAAAGACCTAATGGACGAGTTCGATTTAGGTGACAACAATTGGCTGAATGACATGTTCGAAATAAGAGATCAATGGGTGCCGGCTTATTTCAGAGATTTACCAATGTGTTGTCTGATGAAAACAACATCGAGATGCGAGAGCTCAAATTCATTATTCAAAGTATATTCCTCATCAGGCAACACACTTGTCCAGTTTATGCTATGTTATGAAAACACACTGAATGCTCAACGCTTCGAACACCGTCGTCTCCAATACGAAACTACGATAACGTCACCAAAAATGTTGACAAGCCTACCAATTGAACGTCATGCTTCATATATATACACGCACAACCTTTTCAAAGAAGTTCAAAAGGAAATCCATAAAGGGTTATATTCGTGTTGTCTTGATCGCGTAGAAACAGTTGATGGTTGTAGGATTAGCTTTGTTAATCATCATGACAAAAGCAAGGGGTTAGTTGGGGAGTTTAAG GTTACTTTCACTCTGAACGATGGTACCATCGAATGTTCATGTAGGGGGTTCACACGCATTGGGTACCTGTGTAGGCACATTTTTTGTGTCTTTAGGAACATGAATATTGATGTCATCCCAGACCAGTATGTTGCATCGCGCTGGAGGCATGATGTACTACCACCTAAAATCTTCAGTATTGATGCTAGGTACTCAGGTGGTAGAGACGAAAAAACAATCAAAAGACAGGAGGCAACAACTTTATTCAATGAATGTGCTGACCGGGTCCGTGGCGACCTCGAGAATCTGATTGATTTTGTGGAGGACATGAGGATGCTAAAGGAAAAAAAAATACCAAGCAATTCCAGAGAAGCCTGCGTACAATAG
- the LOC110901744 gene encoding uncharacterized protein LOC110901744 isoform X1 has translation MTVDVHEAGMLGKRHHSGNLINGNRPSKGVLQKAAPASDGMVEDDDFVETVPKMLVPKHEKPKLIDRKKKGEINIGGEYPHKIRTRSSPKSLYEALQKLSTEQKDCVRHIGFGKMLSFTVDGIPGQLGHYVVDNLDTNRMCIKLERGSIDITKEAIHQLVGVPNGGVWMNNIDDKRADKAMSKLWRAHYPRDEVSPGDIAKRLETHKVADWMFRVDFLQLFSSIMINCRKNGKCKMCLLPYFTEERDISELDWCSLIYKTIAECKDDWVRDDRKSYFAGPLTILTLLYVDCTNCSGLPLERRKIALADWDMNKLKQRQHAEIQCGGFGRGETRKIFVECGAGTAQVSEAKSEGQVTEEHYIRMNQLDRRSAQVLGFVSKLNDLMSAMSRYKMEFEMVIKEALGSNPQNSDIINISSKYDDLFSVRPDGNKSNEVRNESISKGKELMGVDEEPLSQFWTDPTSFDNICKTVDSLVQKHLNSGNGFFDGTCEPSFSLGLTQGDVMCDANFITPTRGQHQSVESEDDDHIPLSVVMARLSKDAAKREKSKRITRVSNLLRSPYKNRVVDINNPEHKEEEKVWEYLWRISGEQGEVIFSTRDGRVGVRGLFESLQPNAVVENNVIDCWSIVLNHEEGARSPDSEYRLFIGCSVLVSISD, from the exons ATGACAGTGGATGTTCATGAAGCCGGTATGTTAGGAAAGAGGCACCACTCGGGAAATCTGATTAATGGTAATAGGCCTTCAAAAG GTGTCCTTCAGAAGGCTGCACCTGCGTCAGACGGTATGGTGgaagatgatgattttgttgaaACCGTCCCCAAGATGTTAGTACCAAAACATGAAAAGCCAAAGTTAATAGACAGGAAGAAAAAGGGTGAAATAAATATTGGTGGAGAGTACCCTCATAAGATACGGACGAGATCATCACCTAAGTCGCTTTATGAAGCTCTTCAAAAGTTGTCTACGGAGCAAAAAGATTGTGTAAGACATATAGGgtttgggaagatgttgtcgttTACCGTTGACGGTATACCCGGACAGCTGGGACACTACGTCGTGGACAATTTGGATACAAATAGGATGTGTATTAAATTGGAGAGGGGGTCGATTGATATTACCAAAGAGGCGATACATCAGTTAGTTGGTGTTCCCAATGGTGGGGTGTGGATGAATAATATTGATGATAAGAGAGCTGATAAAGCAATGAGCAAACTATGGAGAGCTCACTATCCGAGGGATGAGGTGAGCCCCGGTGATATTGCTAAGCGACTAGAAACACACAAAGTTGCTGATTGGATGTTTAGGGTTGATTTTCTGCAGCTGTTCTCAAGCATAATGATTAACTGCCGGAAAAACGGGAAATGCAAGATGTGCCTCCTCCCCTACTTCACGGAGGAAAGAGATATTAGTGAACTAGATTGGTGTTCTCTTATATACAAGACAATAGCTGAGTGTAAGGACGATTGGGTACGGGACGATCGAAAAAGTTATTTCGCTGGTCCTCTTACAATTCTGACG CTGTTATATGTTGATTGCACAAATTGTTCTGGGTTGCCGCTTGAAAGACGAAAGATTGCATTGGCTGATTGGGATATGAATAAACTTAAACAAAGACAACATGCTGAAATACAGTGTGGAGGATTTGGGAGAGGAGAAACCAGGAAGATATTTGTTGAATGTGGAGCAGGCACTGCTCAAGTATCTGAAGCGAAATCAGAGGGACAGGTTACTGAAGAACATTATATTCGTATGAATCAGTTGGACCGTAGATCAGCCCAAGTGTTG GGGTTTGTGTCAAAGTTGAATGATCTCATGTCGGCTATGTCTCGGTACAAGATGGAATTTGAGATGGTCATAAAGGAAGCCTTAGGATCTAATCCACAAAATTCAGACATCATAAATATATCATCTAAATACGATGATTTGTTTTCTGTGAGACCCGATGGAAATAAATCCAATGAAGTTAGAAATGAGTCTATATCCAAAGGGAAGGAGCTGATGGGGGTTGATGAAGAACCATTATCACAGTTCTGGACCGACCCAACATCTTTTGACAACATTTGCAAAACTGTTGACAGTCTGGTGCAGAAACACCTCAATAGTGGAAATGGATTTTTTGATGGGACATGTGAACCTTCCTTCAGCCTTGGACTTACGCAGGGGGATGTAATGTGTGATGCTAATTTCATCACACCAACGCGTGGGCAACACCAAAGTGTGGAAAGTGAAGATGATGACCATATACCTTTGAGTGTTGTTATGGCACGGCTCAGTAAGGATGCAGCTAAACGTGAGAAATCAAAACGGATCACACGTGTAAGCAACTTACTGAGGTCGCCATATAAGAATAGGGTTGTTGATATCAACAACCCTGAGcataaagaagaagaaaaagtgtgGGAGTATCTGTGGCGTATATCAGGAGAGCAAGG GGAGGTGATTTTCTCCACAAGGGATGGACGTGTTGGAGTCCGTGGTTTGTTTGAGAGCTTGCAGCCAAATGCGGTGGTTGAAAACAATGTCATTGATTGTTGGTCGATTGTTTTGAACCACGAGGAGGGTGCGCGAAGCCCGGATTCAGAATACAGACTCTTTATAGGATGCTCTGTTCTTGTAAGTATTAGTGATTAG
- the LOC110899372 gene encoding uncharacterized protein LOC110899372, translating into MNLATYDLVFFPIQLAMHYFLVCFDLKNPTIFVVDSIDMKTKKRLKKAERELDEKHVQDMNEKVLKVRHHFANYLQSVGHVKTSVIRAQTPKWVKLRWATYGNYVESGIYMMRHMETYMVKRERNFECGFALGGAKQKQQLLSLKKKYAAKILLSDANILRGDIAKVIEEQGTVK; encoded by the exons ATGAACCTAGCTACCTATGACTTAGTTTTCTTCCCGATCCAGCTGGCGATGCATTATTTCCTGGTTTGTTTTGATCTGAAGAATCCTACAATTTTCGTTGTCGACAGCATTGAtatgaaaacaaaaaaaagattaaaaaaggCTGAGAGGGAACTAGATGAGAAGCATGTGCAGGACATGAATGAGAAAGTTTTGAAAGTG AGACATCATTTTGCGAATTATCTACAATCGGTGGGACATGTGAAGACAAGTGTCATTAGAGCCCAGACACCCAAATGGGTGAAATTAAGGTGGGCAACATACGGCAACTATGTAGAGTCCGGTATCTACATGATGCGGCATATGGAGACCTACATGGTCAAGAGAGAAAGAAATTTCGAATGTGGCTTCGCTTTGGGGGGTGCTAAACAAAAGCAACAACTGCTAAGTTTGAAAAAGAAGTATGCGGCGAAGATCCTTTTGTCAGATGCTAACATTCTACGCGGTGACATTGCGAAGGTTATTGAAGAACAAGGAACCGTGAAGTAG
- the LOC110899373 gene encoding uncharacterized protein LOC110899373 isoform X2: MSANEGPSVQAANITEVNGESSVQPITDQNDEAVTPNFYHSPRGTKYWIPNVPTPLKPATGMVFGRWEDAVTLYQDYAQRAGFDIRLSTVARYKGVITHRYIVCSRFGNPNSNTGDSMDVTPASSKQRNSSFKVTDCQACIKLKPVKGTEGYSIYKFIEPHNMVLLMWTTWI; this comes from the exons ATGTCTGCCAATGAGGGGCCTAGTGTTCAAGCTGCTAACATTACCGAAG TGAACGGAGAGTCAAGTGTTCAACCTATTACGGACCAAAATG ATGAGGCTGTGACCCCCAACTTCTATCACTCACCACGTGGGACCAAGTATTGGATTCCTAATGTTCCTACACCTTTGAAACCTGCTACCGGAATGGTGTTTGGGAGATGGGAAGACGCTGTTACCTTGTACCAAGATTATGCACAAAGGGCTGGCTTTGACATCAGGTTATCAACTGTTGCACGTTATAAGGGTGTCATAACACACAGGTACATTGTATGCAGCAGATTCGGTAATCCGAACTCTAATACTGGTGACTCCATGGATGTAACACCAGCATCATCCAAGCAACGTAATAGCAGTTTTAAGGTCACTGATTGCCAGGCATGCATAAAACTTAAACCAGTTAAAGGTACTGAGGGGTATAGTATTTATAAGTTCATTGAGCCCCATAACATGGTCTTGTTGATGTGGACAACATGGATTTAA